The Medicago truncatula cultivar Jemalong A17 chromosome 4, MtrunA17r5.0-ANR, whole genome shotgun sequence genome includes a region encoding these proteins:
- the LOC25493634 gene encoding PGR5-like protein 1B, chloroplastic — MFTATKVAFTLAPPRPCSAPPTPFIPFSFSSVSPPHLNSRHLCLRRRLFLLSPKATADQQGNVGDFDGDAVIDTNVLPYCSIDQKKEKKSVGELEQEFLQALQSFYYEGKAIMSNEEFDNLKEELMWEGSSVVMLSSDEQKFLEASMAYVSGNPILTDKEYDKLKLNLKREGSEIVVEGPRCSLRSKKVYSDLSVDYLRMFLLNVPATVVALGLFFFLDDLTGFEITYLLELPEPFSFIFTWFAAVPLIVYLALSLTRAIIKDFVILKGPCPNCGTENTSFFGTILSISSGGSNNKVKCSDCGTEMVYDSGTRLITLPE, encoded by the exons ATGTTCACTGCTACCAAAGTAGCCTTCACTTTAGCACCCCCTCGTCCATGTTCTGCACCCCCAACACCCTTCATTccattctctttttcttctgtTTCTCCTCCTCACCTTAATTCCCGCCACTTATGCCTTCGCCGCAGATTATTCCTACTTTCACCTAAAGCCACTGCAGATCAACAAG gGAATGTTGGAGATTTTGACGGAGATGCTGTTATTGATACCAATGTCCTCCCATATTGTAGCATAGATcaaaaaaaggagaagaaatcCGTTGGTGAACTCGAGCAAGAATTTCTTCAAGCACTCCAA TCATTCTATTATGAGGGAAAGGCTATTATGTCAAATGAAGAATTTGATAATCTCAAGGAGGAACTTATGTGGGAAGGAAGCAGTGTTGTCATGCTAA GTTCGGATGAACAAAAATTTCTTGAAGCTTCTATGGCTTATGTTTCTGGAAATCCAATTTTGACTGACAAAGAGTATGATAAGTTGAAATTGAATCTAAAG AGAGAAGGGAGTGAAATTGTTGTTGAGGGTCCAAGGTGCAGCCTTCGAAGTAAAAAG GTTTACAGTGACCTGTCTGTTGACTATTTAAGGATGTTCCTGCTGAATGTTCCAGCCACTGTGGTTGCATTAGGATT GTTCTTCTTTCTTGATGATCTGACAGGATTTGAGATCACTTACTTGCTAGAG CTGCCGGAGCCTTTTAGTTTCATTTTCACTTGGTTTGCGGCTGTTCCCCTCATTGTATATCTAGCTCTATCACTAACAAGGGCCATTATAAAAGATTTTGTGATTTTAAag GGTCCCTGTCCAAACTGCGGAACTGAAAATACCTCCTTCTTTGGAACAATACTGTCGATTTCAAGCGGTGGTTCCAACAACAAAGTCAAATGCTCTGA CTGTGGAACTGAAATGGTGTATGATTCCGGTACAAGATTGATTACATTGCCAGAATGA